DNA from Penaeus vannamei isolate JL-2024 chromosome 3, ASM4276789v1, whole genome shotgun sequence:
tatatatatatatatatatatatatgaagtgtgtgtgtgtgtgtatgtgtgtgtttgtgtgtgtgtatgtatatctgtgtatgtatgtatgtacatctatatttaatgtatatatatgtacatatgcatatatatatatatatatatatatatatattatatatatatgtatatatatatgtgtgtgtgtgtgtgtgtgtgtgtgtgtgtgtttatgtatatatgtgtatgtatgcatgtacatgcatatttaatgtatatatgatatgtacatatacataaacacacacacacacacacacacacacacacacacacacacacacacacacacatatatatatatatatatatatatatatatatatatatatatatatatatatatatatatatatgcaattcagTTACTGAATTAGAAAATACTTTAAAATCTCAAGAAATGCTTAATTTCAATACTGttcatgtgtgtgagcgtgtgtgtgtgtgtgtgtgtgtgtgtgtgtgtatgcgtgtgtgtgcgtgtgtgtgtgtgcgtgtgtatgtgtgtgtgcgtgcgtgtgtgcgcgcgcaagcACGCACAAGATAAAGGCTACGTACCGGATATCAAATAAATATTGATGATTGGATATCTACCTCCTTGTGGCGGATGATAAGCACAAAGACACGCTCAAGCCTTGCAGTTATAgaaatgttttatcattataatatctagTCACTGAATTTCACAACCAGAGTATTTTAATTATGAATGATATATAGACCTTGTCCAAAACCTGGATTACGCCTGTATACGTATCTCTAGTTTCATTCATGCCTTAGTAAGAGCACTCTCGTCACCTGGGTAGAGTTGGTCAGTTTATTTGGAAACGATGTTGCCCATCAGCGCCTCGTCAAAGTTGTTTCTTGATTCTCCAAATTCCTTGCTGTTTTATAGAAAATGTGTTGGTTATGACaattcttttcgtttttcattcttAGTGGCAATGTCCCTCCTGGGTGTTGATAGTGCCAATATATCCCATTCGTTTGACCTTAGGTGGAGCTGACCTGTCAAGTAATGAACCAGCATGCTTCATCAAATCTTAAATCTTGTGTACAAGGTATGAAGAGGGAAACATTTGCCCACGATATAGTAATTTTACAGCTAGCTTCATGAATGAGCCTTCTTGGGATTAGTATAAAATGGCCGTTTGTTTTTGTGCGGGTGAAGATGCGAAGGGATAAATAAAAGTCTATACTTTATCATGCGGATATAGGCCGATGGATATTGGACAGTTGTGGTTGGCCTCGTGCGCAAGTACTAAAAAGATGCCTGAGAAAGGTCATTTCCTTGTGGTCTTCTTCGGTTTTTTGCTACTCTTCATCACGGAAAAGTAGCAGTTAAAGAGTGACTGAACGACATCGGTGGTGATTAAACTTGGTCATATCTATTTTAAAAGTAAGGACCGATAGTTCGCAGATAGGTTGGTAAACAATATTGGAACGTTTTGAGTTAAAGGCGACTAGGGAATTCCTATACGATTTGTTTACATGGCAGTCCGAGAATATTAGGCGAAGGTATTTTGGGGATTGCATATATCTAATTTCATATATGTTTTGGTCTGTAATGCTTTTGTTGAAGGGCCAGCTTATTTATATCACAGTGCTGAAGTTGTTAATAGTAATGTTTATACTATTGTTGCTTTCTCAGGTTTAATACTCCATATTGTTTTAGacattttctttaaatatttccttttctcgttttagcagtgctcatttttgttttagAGTTTTGTTGGGCTATAGTTGGCAAACTTAGATTAGTACGACCGTATTCTTTTTATAATGCGCTATGAATGAGACTATCTTCTGTAACTAAAACAATATTGTACATAGAAAGACTCCAAACCAATACTAATAATGTCTATTCGGTTAGGTAAAGGACAAATAGTACATGATATGAACATTCCATCACAAATTGAACTAGCCTTTCACCACGGTTTTCCTTTGGAAAAATCTTGGATCTGTTttcatacacgtacatacgctcacacacaaatatttacatatatatacatttttatacatatatatatttgtatatgcatgtatgtatatgtatatatatgtatagatatacatgtgtatatatatacatatataaacatacatatacataaatgtgtatgtgcgcgtgcttatgtctctatatatttagGTCAAAACCACATaagatgtatgcacgtatataagtATGTTCAGATGAATAGCCTTTTTAAATCATACAGCAGGTAAACATGGTCATCATAAGCATGGACGAAAATAAGACTAGTCAGCGCGGGTGAACGCAGGTAAACTGGTTCGCAACCGAAACTAAAATGGATCCATATCTTACTGACCTCACGTAAGGCTTGTGCCTTTCTTGATCTGAGTTCGCCCTCTGCCTTATCAGTCAGGAATCCTTCTTATCAGCTGGTTTTATCATTGCTCTGAGTATCCAGCCTTTCACGAATTATTGTGAACTCGTTAGACAATACTAAGCTCTGCGGCCAGGCTATCTAAGGTCTATTAGGGCGGTGTTATTAACTGATAACCGTTTTTAAGCTTATCTCGTACCAGCCCATACCTCCATTTTGAGTGTATTACCAGGAGCTCTTGAGACCGGTTGAGTCAGTGTCTTTCTCCGGTGTGGACGGTTGCTGACTTCCCTGTGGGTTCGCTGTGAGACCGTGAAAAGGGGTTCGGAAATCCTTAAAAGGCAAAATGCTGAAGTTATTTTTCTTTGCCGCGTTGCTCGGCAGCGCGCTGGCGGtgagttatttattatttttgtatatgaaaAGAGGCATTTATTTTCAATGTGTGAGGTTATTTTTGTTTCGAAGACGGACATGATTGCACGAATTTGAAATGTGATTTTGTGTGATATGCCTCTCtcctttatatttctatttatatatactatctttatctataaatctgtaggtataatcatctctctctgtatctatctgtatatatacatacatacatacatacatacatacatatatatatatatatatatatatatatatatatatatatatatttatttatttatttatatgtacatggatcGTTCCTTCTGATGTGTCTTTTGTCTGGACCTCCGTCTTCTAAGACCtaacttttatcctttttcgaataggtttacatatatatatatatatatatatatatatatatatatatatatatatatatatatatatatatatatatttatcttcccCTCATTAGTTATTCTGTTCCATCTACCTGCATGTTCATTCCATTTCGATATTCTTATCATGTGACTTTCTGTTATGTTCGCAACGGCTGACGCACTACGTTGATAAGGACTGGCGCACGTTAGCCGTGTGTTTTATCTCCTTTTATATTTTTGcagaatatagctcttgatttgactattcctggctgaaaaagttgacggaaaggttttcaggcggaaacgatcattatcgtctggctggaatatcgacaattcgctcaaaaacggACAAAagttcagaaaattgtcaaaaaattgacggaaaaagtgctagtgtgacaccacCTTAAGTGCTTCTTGCTACAGTGATTGATACAAGCGGGGTCAGTAATTCACACTAATGGTTCGGGGGCATACGGCAGTCGCCAAGGCCTTTGGTTCGAATACAGGGCGATAAATAATTCACAGAATTTCGTGGAAGCGCCCGTTAGTGACACCACTCAGACCATAGAATCAAACTTAAAATTACATAATTCTCAGATCACGATTTTGCTTACATTCTGTAATCCCACTTCTTACTGCTATCCATTCCTCAACACACACAATCAGTGGCATCAATTGTGGGGGCTGGAATGGGCAGTCGCCCCGCCCTAGACAGTGTTTACCCCCTCAAGGTCTGGCTTGGCCCCCTCAAAGACCAGTATGTGTAacttttttttagtatatatacacctatatgtgtACGGTTATAGTGTAAAATGCCTATAGAATggctatttttttcaaatttttgttCATTACACTCGCCCCACCCCTAAATAAAGCTGAaaagctcacgcacacacatatatgtgtgtttgtatgcgtgtgtatataaacatgtaaacataaatccgtgtgtgtgcgcgtgtgtgcgtttgtcttctGAAGTACTCCTTTGAGCAATGCCGCGGCCCCCTGTTTGGACAATACTGccgaatatctatttttttattgcatctcTCCCATTATCTCAGATACTTCTTGTCTTGAACTTTCTTATCACTTCTGCCAGTTCTGTCTGCTCGCCTCTATTGGCTTTGAGTTACCTGCCTCAATTTGTTTCCATCCTTCAgttgctatatttttttctcttttaagacATTTATAGTGTCCATACTATTGTATTTATGATTCTTTAGTTGGTGAGTTACAcgttgtacacacatacacctatttatctcccccccctctctccctctctctctctctctctttctctctttctttctctctttctctctttctctctttctctctctctctctctctctctctctctctctctctctctctttctctctttctctctttctctctctctctctctctctctctctctctctctctctctctctctctctctatctatttctctctctctctctctctctctctctctctctctctctctctctctctctctctctctatatatatatatatatatatatatatatatatatatatatatatgtgtgtatatatatatattacatatgtttatatttacgtaatatatgtatatatatatatatatatatatgtctatgtatatatgtatatgtatatatgtgtgtgtgtttatatatatatatttatatatattatatatttatatatatgtatatatatatttatatatatatatgtatatatatagaaagagagagagagagagagagagagagagagagagagagagagagagagagagggagagagagagagagagagagagagagagagagagagagagagagagagacagacagacagacagagagagagacagagaaaagaataagggTATTATCatgaataacaattaaaaaaaaacaaagaaacggcCCTTCTGACTTGAACgagaaatgttaataatattaatggcgcGTCACCCTGGTGTCCCAAGGGCAGTAGCGAAGGGCTCCGTAAAATAACAGAGTGCAAAACAAATTACAGATCCAGTAAGCCACTCTTGGTCGTCTGTTGAATTTTGTTTGTCATTTGGATATGTAAACATTGCTTTTGTTCCAAGCAACAGTAAAGGATGGAACCGTTGAAGATGCAATCTGCTAACTAGGCGAATTTATGTGGGATTGGGCTGGTGACGGTTATAGAAAACTGCAGCAAATTCGACGTGTTCGACGGCATCACAGGAAAAGAATTGGGAACCACTAATCTAGGATATTCCTGTTTCGATAAGTAATCGCCCATCACTCACCAAATCTCGAAAAATTGGAAGAACATTACATGCTGAAAACATGCATACATTCTAAATTAATTGATACTGTCCAAGTCTTCGTAAATGGCATATAGATGCGGTGTCACTGTTTTACATAATGAAACAGTGTCACTGCATTTGTTGAAAAAAGTCGTCAAAAGATAATCCGCCATAAAAACCGAAATGGCAGCCATCATATTTCTGtatttactatttctatttaACTCTTCCAGTCATTCATATTGTGAAGAGGTTGAGGGCGTAGAGGTGGTGAATGAAGGGGGTCTTGGCTTtctggtttattgggggaggtaaAGGTGAGACCCCACGAAagacccgtgccccgggtgccgagggcggagggttACCAGCCCTGTTCTGCGTCTGCTCTTGTTCTTTAAGCGGGCTTTGATTAACTGCACTTCGATAACAAAAATGTAAGGCGATATCTATGAATCACAAGATTTCCCAAAGTGTAAATCTTGACTGACGTAATTTGAGCTTAAATATTCCCAAGGCTTTATCGTGgtttaagaaaaataattatcgcTCGACATCATACATCACCCATATCTTAATCCGACTGATATAAAGTCGACAGAAGATATGACGTAAAATAACAGGACTCACATAGGTGAGAATTGAGTCATCCAACTTTTTCCTTACTCGGAAATCCTGAATGGATGTATGAACAAACATCATGTAAATGTTTGGAGGAAGATTATGGGCCCCGAGTTTTGAATATTGGATTTATAAATAGGCTACAATTAAACGGCATTTGCTGCGTTAGAGAGGCTTAGTGCTGGTATTACAAAAGAACAGGAAACTATTTTGTTGGCTCCAATTGTGAACTAAAATAAATAGTATATGAAATATGTGTTGTCGAATTATAACAGACAGTCTAAATAATCAATTGATCGGAGGGGTTACAACCATTTGAAGATTTTTTCCTAATATCTTAAGTGCCCGCTCTCCACGACAGGAAAGCATCTCGATGCAAGATGAGATCTACATAGTCGCGGGCGTTCTTGGCGGCGTGTGCCTCTTGCTTACGGTCGCCTGCATTTTcaacaccattaccatcatcgggTAAGATGTATTGCATTATAAGTAGGTATGTGCGAAATATATGACTGGACAAAATATGGCAGTATAAGAATCAATGAATGTCCTTCATTACCAATGCTGATGTAGTCGTcctcttttttatgtgtttggcATATTGTTGTCTTACATTAAAAGCATTTTCCAATAGCCTACAATCGAAAGTGGCGTTACTACAAGCTGCTGGCACGGCCGCTGCAAAGGCAGTCACAGAAACTCACCCACCACGTAGTGAAGCACCCAGAAGGTAAATTCGAATGATTTTAACACTGGATGCATtgatctgttttctttatttttcctcataCACATTCCTCACCTTGCCAGTTGTAGGATAAACAGCCTATGGTAACAATGTAATTTACCAAATGTACACACTAATTCCCACAGAGAGACACCCCGTGACAACCCTTATTACCCTGAGCCGAAGGGGAGGGACGACTTCAACCGCCGCCAAGATGACCCTTATCGTCGACCTCCTTCTCGCGAAAACTACAGGATGGAAAGGATGGACAGGGGAGAGAGGTATACTTGACCGTGTAGATTGGTTAATGATCCACTAGAAACGTCTTATAAGATATTATCTGACAGGATTATAGGCCATTGCAGATAAGTTGGATCAAGGGGTAGATCCAGGGCTGGTTCTTTGGCTGTTCAAGAATTTTCATTAACGTGAATGTATGATTTCTTCTTGATAATACATTATGTAAAAGCAGAAAAATCactgtaataatattaacaatggctTTACTTCCAGTTTTATATGTGATGTAAAATCACTTAAAATACTTGAAATAATTATGAGGTCATTAGAGAATCAAACCTCAGTTACAGTTCAAATTGCTTTCTAATATACATTGTAATTGACAATTCTATTATATTTCCCCCATAAATCCTACATCCCACTACAAATGTAGTTTCCCACACAATTCTCTGGATCTACTCCTGAGGCAGACCATAAATTTTCCATCTTTTAATGATACTGGCTGAAAGTGTAGTTCACTTTCATGTTTAGTCTGTCTTAAATGCTATACATTGCTTTTTGTAGGGATTTATTTTGTAGATTTGATGCTTGTAGTTATTAATGCATTTTATcctgtgtttttattttgttcttttaaagtgtatctgtatttgctgtgttaaaaaatattcatgtttatagaTTGTACTGAATTTCATGACTGAAGTCTTCTAAGTCAAGTCAGTTTAGATTAATCTGTTAACTTTTTGTAAATAGCATCCATACTCAGTTGAAGTAGTAATGTACTCAAATTTTGGGCAAAGGTTTTAACAAGTCTTCCTTTAAATACTCTTTCATTTTAAAAGTTGCTGAAACATCCTTGAAAAATGGTGTTGTATAATTATTACATAATGGCTTTTTCAATTTCTCTGATTGTGCAGCTTGTGtagcatttttcatttctttttttgttctctcctttttctgtcaTATAATCAGTTCAGATATAAACACTGGAAGTCTTTTGATAAagattttattatcatgttttgttaATACTAGTAGGTGGTATAGCATTCTTCAAGAAGATTCTCGAGTGCAGTGCCTTGGTCTTATCAATCCCATGCAATTTAAAACCATGAACATTATTTTAAGTTTATTCCTAAAACATGCTAAATAGGCAGTGGTTATTGTTGACTTATTATTGTCTTACTTTAGACACCTCAATTGTAAACAACATTGCTGATCAAATTGCTAAAAACTAGTTTCATTCCAAGTATTATTCACAAAATGAAGCAAACAATTAATTTTCAATATATGCTCAGTGTcaacaaattatatattttagaaaGATACTAGTGCAGAAAGTGAACTTCTTAATGTTTCTTTGTATGGGATTTGTTTGGTTTCCTTAGTTTTATGCAGATAGTTCCAAAGTATTACAAGTCACGTATATCTTATTTGTTAGGTccattatctttacctttatcataCTAAATTCAAATCAATTTTCTTAAAGAAATACAAGTCAGTAAATACTTTAAAAATGTAAAGATTTTGGGCCTTGCAAAGGTCATGTCGTTGTGGTTGCTTATACAATCATAGGTTTATGTagctatttctttgttttatgtatgGGTATAATTGCATGGCTTTgcttctatatatacagatatatggacagaAACAACTACCATGATGTATACTATAGCAATGGAAAAAACAGCAGGTGAGTGTGTAAATTAAGTCGCACTGCATGCTGTATCAGTAATAACAAGTATGTGCTAAACATCCTTTCTTCTGGAATATTTTGTTCCATCTGAATTTTACTTAGTTATGCTGACATTTCTGGGTGTAAGTTTTGTAAGTATTATTAGTATATTAGTTACATCACTaagaaataatgtatatatttttaatattatctatttatatttctagaCCTGCAGCACCTCCTCGGCCACACCATTCTAATGACCACCGAGCTGCAGGATACTACTGAGCTTGTTTATCCTAGGTAATAGTTCATGAATGGCTAATAAAGTTCTCTGCAAGTGACCATAATAGAGAAATAGTAACTCATACAAAATGTTCCTTATGGAGCAGCAAATAAATGCAAATACTACATGCttataataagtaaaattattgatgattttattctattctttgtttttgtagaCTGATTAAATTTTTGGGAAATTTTAAAATTAGAAACATTCTCTATAAGAACTGTTTGATTCGTTTCAAGAGACGTGAAAATTCAACAATCATCATTTCATTGCTTCTGACTGAAGGAACATTCAGGGAAATTTCAGATATTTAATCTCTTTATTGTATTACAATGAAGAGATGAGtagtaacaaaaagaacaaagacaatgatatatagaaatattatgGAAACCTCTTTCCCATTTAAGTCTAACTTGTCTgtttaaaaattataatttcaTCAACTAAAATATACACTGTAATAAAACAAAAAGCTTTGTTATGTTACCTCAAATGAAATTTTGAGTGTCTTATTTTATATAAATCTTTTTATATTAGGATAATATTACAAATGCTAAAGTTTTTTGGAAGTAATTCTTATTTAGGCTTACATAGTTTGTTCTTAGGGTAATTGTCCAAATGCAACAGATGTAATactagatttttgttttgttaaataAGTCGCTTCACTTAAAATACCTTTCAAGTTGCAATGTGATTCATGTGAACTGCAGCTTAAATGAAATGGATGaacattgatataattatattatagatgtaacaaaaaatgtacatatatatagtgtatttgtttatcattattggacTTAATACAATATTTATTGTTGAAAGTAAATCAGCTGATTAGCTGGTATTTGGAATCAGCTGATAAGCTGGTATTTGGAACGcagacaaaaaaatcaaataattaattCCTAAACATATTATCTGGATATTAGTGCTTTAATTAATAAATTTCTTCACATGATTTGATTTTCTTTCCCTGAACGGTAAAAAAATGGACCTGAAAAAGGTGAAATGATACctcaaatgtcttttttttaaccttttgttatttctcaaaaacagaaataaaaattcaTATAGTTTTTACAGTGTTTACACAAACAATTACAAAATAGGCATTGTAATatactatacatgtgtataagaaACAATCTTTCTTCTATTAAACCATCTTCTCAGGAAAATTCTTATACGGACACACCTgtaaaataagattaaatatattaatgtatacttTTAAACGTTATTTACAATATTTCAAACAACTGTCTTGCTAAAAGCTGCAAGCATTTATCAGTccaataaaatatgtataatctACCCTAAGTTTCCTCAAATATAGTCTAAAAAAATGGTTGAAATATTGAAAAATATTATCACAGCAATATGAAAGAATTATGAAAACCAACCTTTACTGTGGATTTGGATTAAGAACATCAAATCCAACAAAATCATTTGCAGTTTTGACACCAACAGCAAAGAACAGAATACTCTTCACCAGGGACCtgaaaatgatattactattagtacacATTACACAGAAATTTACAACCAGTTTCAATTGTTTtcacaaaaaggaataaaatttATAATTTAATAACCTGAAACTCTTTGATCAATAATAATTCAAATGTCCCACAGAAATCTATTTTATAGACAATCTTTATGACCTTATGTTACCAACTAACTGTTAAACAGAACACCAAAGAGCAGTTCCTGGATGGGTAAAATTCCTCCCATAATATTATGCCATCAAAGCTCACATAGTAATTTATAAATGATGTGTAGGAGGGAGAATCCTccctaatataaatataaaacaatatgaaATTAAGTAAAACAGTTGTATTCTGCTAAATTTTTTACCTCCTTTCAATTGTAAAATCAGATATGACTCGTATTTTGTAGGTGGTGGAAAGTCTATTGACAACTGATCACCACAGAGGCACTCCAACTACATCCTGTGCCTCCATGCCTATAGTGCTCTAACAAGAGCAAGGAAAGCTGCATCATGTATTCCAACAAGGCAAAGTTTGGTATGGTTTATTATCTGTCCAAATGTTGTCAAATAGATGTACAAGATTTTTCTGGCTAGAATATGTATAGTGGAAGTACTCAGTCATCTCATTAGGAGTGCTGTGATGAATGGAGGCCACAGCAATTATCTGATGCCACACACATATTCATCCTTTAAGGGAGGTCACATTATCTCGGTAATTTATAAAGACCAAGCTACTTTCTTGGGCTCAACGTTCACCAAGATGAATGtttaaatgtttaatgtttgaagaTAAATGTG
Protein-coding regions in this window:
- the LOC113810121 gene encoding uncharacterized protein isoform X1 → MLKLFFFAALLGSALAESISMQDEIYIVAGVLGGVCLLLTVACIFNTITIIGLQSKVALLQAAGTAAAKAVTETHPPRSEAPRRETPRDNPYYPEPKGRDDFNRRQDDPYRRPPSRENYRMERMDRGERYMDRNNYHDVYYSNGKNSRPAAPPRPHHSNDHRAAGYY
- the LOC113810121 gene encoding uncharacterized protein isoform X3 — translated: MLKLFFFAALLGSALAESISMQDEIYIVAGVLGGVCLLLTVACIFNTITIIGLQSKVALLQAAGTAAAKAVTETHPPRSEAPRRETPRDNPYYPEPKGRDDFNRRQDDPYRRPPSRENYRMERMDRGERPAAPPRPHHSNDHRAAGYY
- the LOC113810121 gene encoding uncharacterized protein isoform X2, translated to MSLKTWYEESISMQDEIYIVAGVLGGVCLLLTVACIFNTITIIGLQSKVALLQAAGTAAAKAVTETHPPRSEAPRRETPRDNPYYPEPKGRDDFNRRQDDPYRRPPSRENYRMERMDRGERYMDRNNYHDVYYSNGKNSRPAAPPRPHHSNDHRAAGYY